In the Drosophila gunungcola strain Sukarami unplaced genomic scaffold, Dgunungcola_SK_2 000001F, whole genome shotgun sequence genome, one interval contains:
- the LOC128263289 gene encoding 40S ribosomal protein S13: MGRMHAPGKGISQSALPYRRTVPSWLKLNAEDVKDQIKKLGKKGLTPSKIGIILRDSHGVAQVRFVNGNKILRIMKSVGLKPDIPEDLYHMIKKAVAIRKHLERNRKDKDGKFRLILVESRIHRLARYYKTKSVLPPNWKYESSTASALVA, translated from the exons ATGGGTCGTATGCACGCTCCTGG CAAGGGTATTTCCCAATCAGCCCTCCCCTACAGACGCACTGTCCCATCCTGGCTGAAGCTGAACGCCGAGGATGTCAAGGACCAGATCAAGAAGCTGGGCAAGAAGGGTCTGACGCCCTCCAAAATCG GCATCATCCTCCGTGACTCGCATGGAGTGGCCCAGGTGCGTTTCGTCAACGGAAACAAGATCCTGCGCATCATGAAGTCGGTGGGTCTGAAGCCCGACATTCCCGAGGATCTGTACCACATGATCAAGAAGGCCGTGGCCATCCGCAAGCATTTGGAGCGCAACCGCAAGGACAAGGACGGCAAGTTCCGTCTGATTCTGGTCGAGTCCAGGATCCACCGCCTGGCCCGCTACTACAAGACCAAGAGCGTCCTGCCGCCCAACTGGAAATACGAGTCGAGCACCGCCTCCGCCTTGGTTGCCTAA
- the LOC128263288 gene encoding COP9 signalosome complex subunit 8 — MHLNKYSELMERLESEELEQVELGVEVYQQLLAIYLYQNKLADAKLLWMRIPNKLREDKELIQLNLLNQALQNNNYADFFKNIKYEWSERVKSPVEDLLIKQREELFKLMGTAYVSIYQHNLLEMSLMSEEELKKAYATLNWTEELDGDRVILKPKVQEAPPSRANDDQLLKLTEFVTFLEN; from the exons atgcatttaaataaatatagtgaACTGATGGAGCGACTTGAAAGCGAGGAACTGGAG CAAGTCGAATTGGGAGTTGAAGTCTACCAGCAGTTACTGGCAATTTATCTCTACCAAAACAAACT GGCTGATGCCAAGTTGCTGTGGATGCGAATTCCGAACAAATTAAGGGAAGACAAAGAACTGATCCAGCTTAACCTCCTCAATCAGGCATTGCAGAACAATAATTATGCCGACTTCTTCAAAAACATCAAGTACGAGTGGTCCGAAAGGGTTAAATCACCTGTTGAAGATCTCTTGA TTAAACAACGCGAGGAGCTGTTCAAACTGATGGGCACCGCCTATGTGTCCATCTACCAGCATAATCTGTTAGAAATGTCTCTGATGTCGGAGGAAGAACTGAAGAAAGCCTATGCGACCTTAAATTGGACTGAAGAACTAGATGGCGACCGGGTGATCCTTAAGCCCAAGGTCCAGGAAGCGCCGCCCAGTCGCGCAAACGATGATCAGTTGCTCAAGCTGACCGAGTTTGTAACCTTCCTAGaaaattaa